One Bacillus amyloliquefaciens DSM 7 = ATCC 23350 DNA window includes the following coding sequences:
- a CDS encoding prephenate dehydrogenase, whose translation MSEMKDTILLAGIGLIGGSIALAIKKEHPHKRIIGVDISEEQLTAALKLGIIDERAGSFTEGAQQASVVIIATPVAQTLKMLDMLAASGITHELLITDVGSTKQKVVSYADKVLPAHYQFVGGHPMAGSHKSGAAAAKEFLFENAFYILTPGKSTSKESVSHLKELLKAANAHFVEMTPEEHDGVTSVISHFPHIVAASLVHQAHQSEEDYPFLQRFAAGGFRDITRIASSSPAMWRDILLHNKDKLLDRFKEWKREIDTIESYVENEDADNLFGYFKKAKDYRDGLPLRQKGAIPSFYDLYVDVPDHPGVISEITAILADEKISITNIRIIETREDINGILRISFQTDDDRKRAETCIQSRAKYETFYAD comes from the coding sequence ATGAGTGAAATGAAGGACACAATATTGCTTGCGGGAATCGGGCTGATCGGCGGGTCGATTGCATTGGCCATTAAAAAAGAGCATCCGCATAAACGGATTATCGGTGTAGATATTTCGGAAGAACAGCTTACTGCCGCGCTGAAGCTCGGGATTATTGACGAACGGGCCGGCTCATTTACGGAAGGGGCGCAGCAGGCGTCAGTTGTCATTATCGCCACGCCTGTCGCGCAAACGCTGAAAATGCTTGATATGCTTGCCGCATCGGGCATTACCCATGAACTCTTGATTACAGATGTGGGGAGCACAAAGCAGAAAGTCGTCAGCTATGCTGACAAAGTGCTACCGGCTCACTATCAATTTGTCGGCGGCCATCCGATGGCGGGGTCTCATAAATCCGGGGCTGCTGCCGCGAAAGAATTTTTATTCGAAAACGCGTTTTACATTTTAACACCGGGAAAATCAACTTCTAAAGAGTCAGTATCGCATTTGAAGGAACTTCTGAAAGCGGCAAACGCCCACTTTGTGGAGATGACTCCCGAGGAGCATGACGGCGTAACGAGCGTCATCAGCCATTTCCCTCATATCGTTGCCGCAAGCCTCGTACATCAGGCTCACCAATCTGAAGAAGATTATCCGTTTTTGCAGCGTTTTGCAGCCGGCGGTTTTCGGGACATCACAAGGATAGCCTCAAGCAGTCCGGCGATGTGGAGGGACATACTCCTTCATAACAAAGATAAACTGCTTGACCGCTTCAAAGAATGGAAACGGGAGATTGACACGATTGAATCTTATGTAGAAAATGAAGATGCGGACAACCTGTTCGGTTACTTTAAAAAAGCGAAGGATTATCGCGACGGCCTGCCGCTCCGTCAAAAAGGGGCGATCCCGTCCTTTTATGACCTTTATGTCGATGTTCCCGATCATCCGGGGGTCATTTCGGAAATTACGGCGATTTTGGCTGATGAAAAAATCAGTATCACCAACATCCGCATTATCGAAACAAGAGAAGATATTAACGGAATTCTGAGAATCAGTTTCCAGACTGATGATGACCGCAAGCGGGCGGAAACCTGCATTCAATCCCGCGCCAAATATGAAACATTTTACGCTGACTGA
- a CDS encoding ReoY family proteolytic degradation factor, producing the protein MQTPVSVNEKKDFIRWFLNHYQLKRRECVWILNYLMSHDTLMEKVHFVEQAEFCPRGIIMSTHCVDEVPFRFYKENVMTTDAEKSFHDIRLNKQQDLFIQLNFRSAYSSPEYAAVLESNPHLPKDLFENKQDQGMAEKILEHAISTFQREKLLRDIDEALDRHDKETFEKLSRQLNQLT; encoded by the coding sequence ATGCAGACCCCTGTTTCTGTCAATGAAAAAAAGGATTTTATCCGTTGGTTTTTAAATCATTATCAGCTTAAACGCCGGGAGTGCGTCTGGATTTTAAATTATTTAATGAGTCATGATACATTAATGGAAAAAGTCCATTTTGTAGAACAAGCCGAATTTTGCCCGAGAGGCATCATCATGTCTACTCATTGCGTTGATGAGGTGCCGTTTAGGTTTTACAAAGAAAATGTCATGACCACGGACGCGGAAAAATCTTTTCACGACATCCGGCTGAATAAACAGCAGGATTTATTTATCCAGCTGAATTTCCGTTCGGCTTACAGCTCGCCTGAATATGCTGCTGTTCTTGAATCAAATCCGCATCTGCCGAAAGACCTGTTTGAAAATAAACAGGATCAGGGGATGGCTGAAAAAATATTAGAACACGCCATTTCCACTTTCCAGCGGGAAAAGCTGCTTAGAGATATCGACGAGGCGCTGGACCGCCACGACAAAGAAACATTTGAAAAGCTTTCCCGCCAGTTGAATCAGCTCACATAA
- the aroA gene encoding 3-phosphoshikimate 1-carboxyvinyltransferase: MKREKVTSLNGEIHIPGDKSISHRSVMFGALAEGTTTVKNFLPGADCLSTIACFRKMGVSIEQNGSDVTIHGNGIDALCEPDSLLDVGNSGTTIRLMLGILAGRPFHSTVAGDESIAKRPMKRVTEPLKQMGAVIDGRADGEFTPLSVRGGQLKGIDYVSPVASAQIKSAVLLAGLQAEGTTTVTEPHKSRDHTERMLNAFGAELAETETSASVTGGQKLRAADIFVPGDISSAAFFLAAGAVVPGSRIVLKNVGLNPTRTGIIDVLKQMGATLEVILSKADSAEPYGDLVIETSALKAAEIGGEIIPRLIDEIPIIALLATQAEGTTVIKDAAELKVKETNRIDTVVSELRKIGADIEATEDGMKIHGKKTLAGGAGVSSHGDHRIGMMLGIASCLTEEPIEIHDTDAIRVSYPTFFEHLDQLSKKA; encoded by the coding sequence TTGAAAAGAGAAAAAGTGACGTCTTTAAACGGTGAAATTCATATTCCGGGAGATAAATCCATCTCCCACCGTTCTGTTATGTTCGGAGCGCTTGCAGAAGGAACCACTACGGTAAAAAACTTTTTGCCCGGAGCCGATTGCCTGAGCACCATTGCCTGCTTCAGAAAAATGGGTGTCTCCATTGAACAGAACGGAAGTGATGTAACGATACACGGGAACGGCATTGACGCACTTTGTGAGCCTGACAGCCTTCTTGATGTCGGAAATTCCGGCACGACCATCCGCCTGATGCTAGGCATTTTAGCCGGACGCCCATTTCACAGTACGGTAGCGGGCGACGAAAGTATTGCAAAGCGCCCGATGAAGAGGGTAACGGAGCCTTTAAAACAGATGGGAGCCGTGATTGACGGAAGAGCGGACGGAGAATTTACGCCATTATCCGTAAGAGGCGGACAATTAAAAGGCATTGATTACGTTTCCCCCGTCGCAAGCGCGCAGATCAAATCTGCCGTGCTGCTTGCCGGATTGCAGGCAGAAGGAACGACGACAGTGACAGAGCCCCATAAATCAAGAGACCATACAGAACGGATGCTGAATGCTTTTGGCGCTGAGCTTGCGGAAACAGAGACGAGCGCTTCTGTAACGGGCGGTCAGAAGCTTCGGGCAGCTGATATTTTCGTGCCCGGCGATATTTCTTCAGCGGCCTTTTTCCTTGCGGCAGGCGCTGTCGTTCCCGGAAGCCGGATTGTGCTGAAAAATGTCGGCCTGAACCCGACACGCACGGGAATTATTGATGTCTTAAAGCAAATGGGGGCTACACTTGAAGTGATTCTGTCAAAAGCGGACAGCGCGGAGCCTTACGGTGATCTGGTTATCGAAACTTCAGCTTTGAAAGCGGCAGAAATCGGCGGAGAAATCATTCCCCGTTTAATTGACGAGATTCCGATTATCGCTCTTTTGGCCACGCAGGCTGAAGGCACAACTGTCATTAAAGACGCGGCAGAGCTGAAAGTGAAGGAAACGAATCGGATCGATACCGTCGTATCAGAGCTCCGGAAAATCGGCGCAGACATTGAAGCGACTGAAGACGGCATGAAAATACACGGCAAAAAAACGCTTGCTGGCGGCGCGGGTGTATCAAGCCACGGCGACCACCGCATCGGCATGATGCTCGGTATCGCTTCATGTCTGACGGAAGAGCCGATTGAGATCCATGATACAGATGCGATCCGCGTTTCATATCCGACATTTTTTGAGCATTTAGATCAATTATCCAAAAAAGCCTGA
- a CDS encoding DUF2487 family protein, translating into MRWRAADAEVYLQSVDYIDTAIIPLISISSSGGLKEAVEQGESTQLLSEELERQLKGRVYLFPSYTYVDIDQLQIALLQKLKEEVMINFRHALFLTADEKWKDSEIGSDVICIPAVPFEHMKDSLKRKIADDKCGEILNVLLQKWNNS; encoded by the coding sequence ATGAGATGGAGGGCCGCTGATGCCGAGGTCTATTTACAATCTGTAGATTACATTGATACCGCTATCATTCCGTTAATTTCCATATCATCTTCAGGAGGCTTAAAAGAAGCCGTTGAGCAGGGGGAAAGCACCCAATTGCTTTCTGAAGAGCTTGAGCGCCAATTGAAGGGACGGGTATATTTATTCCCCTCTTATACATATGTTGATATAGATCAATTACAGATCGCCCTGCTTCAAAAACTCAAAGAAGAGGTGATGATCAATTTCCGGCACGCCTTGTTTCTGACGGCAGACGAAAAATGGAAGGACTCTGAAATAGGCTCTGATGTCATCTGCATACCTGCCGTTCCGTTTGAACATATGAAAGACTCTTTAAAGAGAAAAATAGCGGATGACAAGTGCGGAGAAATTTTGAACGTTTTGTTACAGAAGTGGAACAATTCTTAA
- a CDS encoding menaquinol-cytochrome c reductase cytochrome b/c subunit, translating to MHRGKGMKFVGDSRIPAEKKPNIPKDYSEYPGKTEAFWPNFLLKEWMVGAVFLVGFLVLTIVHEPPLERVADPTDTGYIPLPDWYFLFLYQLLKYEYAAGSYTVIGAMIIPGLAFGSLLLAPFLDRGSERRPWKRPVAVGMMLLALCATIFLTWQSVATHDWAKAEEQGKIKKEAAIDTESDGYKVFKEQGCISCHGDNLQGGGAGPSLIDNGLSPEEIKKIAVKGKGQMPAGVFKGNDKQLDQLAKFISETTSK from the coding sequence ATGCATCGGGGGAAAGGAATGAAGTTTGTAGGAGATTCAAGGATACCGGCTGAAAAAAAACCGAATATACCGAAAGACTATTCAGAGTATCCGGGAAAGACGGAGGCGTTTTGGCCGAACTTCCTGCTGAAAGAATGGATGGTCGGAGCCGTTTTCCTCGTCGGATTTCTCGTTTTAACGATTGTGCACGAGCCGCCTTTGGAACGGGTTGCGGACCCGACGGATACGGGGTATATTCCGCTGCCGGATTGGTATTTTCTATTTTTATACCAGCTTTTAAAATATGAATATGCCGCAGGGAGCTACACCGTAATCGGCGCGATGATAATACCGGGGCTTGCTTTCGGGTCGCTGCTTTTGGCTCCGTTTCTCGACCGGGGTTCTGAAAGAAGGCCGTGGAAGCGTCCGGTTGCGGTCGGCATGATGCTTTTGGCGCTTTGCGCTACGATCTTTTTAACGTGGCAGTCAGTCGCGACGCATGACTGGGCGAAGGCGGAGGAGCAAGGGAAAATTAAAAAAGAAGCCGCTATTGATACAGAATCAGACGGTTATAAAGTATTTAAAGAACAAGGCTGTATATCCTGTCACGGGGATAATCTTCAAGGCGGAGGCGCCGGTCCGTCTCTGATAGATAACGGGCTGAGCCCGGAAGAAATAAAAAAGATCGCCGTCAAAGGAAAAGGGCAGATGCCTGCCGGTGTTTTTAAAGGGAATGACAAACAGCTTGATCAGCTGGCGAAGTTCATTTCTGAAACAACATCGAAATAA
- the ypjB gene encoding sporulation protein YpjB: MKRKLTICLLLALMCFITTAKAEGEGGLKELNDLSDTVFQMTRHSQYDEALQVLGYFKKKMTHVNSLTGAEVRQVTLGYNDLVRVLKQADASNTEKIRAAAQFRLVMDAMEDHSDPLWGSLERPIMATFSALKEDVSGNGSENFNEKWNEFISLYDLIYPSLTMDVSAGQLDTVAKHIEVIEQEGFQQMTKGTKLERLTLLQKDLKKVFDKVERDDADPSLLWVILTTGGIIITALTYVGYRKYRAEKKKEKKREYPKSK; encoded by the coding sequence ATGAAACGAAAGCTGACGATCTGTCTTTTGCTTGCTCTTATGTGTTTCATCACAACTGCCAAAGCTGAAGGTGAGGGGGGTCTCAAGGAACTGAACGACCTTTCGGATACCGTTTTCCAAATGACGCGGCATTCGCAGTATGATGAGGCCCTGCAAGTGCTTGGCTACTTTAAGAAAAAAATGACACACGTAAACTCACTGACCGGCGCCGAAGTCAGGCAGGTGACTCTGGGCTACAATGATTTAGTGCGGGTCTTGAAACAGGCAGATGCCTCAAATACCGAAAAAATACGGGCAGCCGCCCAGTTCAGGCTGGTAATGGATGCGATGGAAGATCACTCCGATCCGCTGTGGGGTTCGCTTGAACGACCGATTATGGCTACATTCAGCGCCTTAAAAGAAGATGTCAGCGGGAACGGAAGTGAGAATTTCAATGAAAAGTGGAATGAATTTATATCATTATATGATTTAATTTATCCCAGCCTGACAATGGATGTGTCGGCCGGCCAGCTTGATACGGTGGCGAAACATATCGAGGTGATTGAGCAGGAAGGGTTTCAGCAGATGACAAAAGGAACAAAGCTTGAACGGCTGACGCTTCTCCAGAAGGATTTAAAAAAGGTATTTGACAAGGTAGAACGGGATGACGCTGATCCTTCGCTGCTCTGGGTCATTCTGACAACAGGCGGTATCATTATTACTGCGCTGACATATGTCGGCTACCGAAAATACAGAGCGGAAAAAAAGAAAGAGAAAAAGCGTGAATATCCTAAGTCTAAATAA
- a CDS encoding tetratricopeptide repeat protein, with product MNTLIQEAIKLVEAGETEKGLKALSKAETQLHDEDKAIAAQLYYEWGNAEKALTLISDLHDLYPEESELTNFYAELLIDIDEEEKALEVLETISPEDPSYAESLLLMADLYQMQGLFEVSEQKLLQAKAMLKDEPVIDFALGELYFTQGAYAKAVPYYEETAKERNEIGGVNVHQRLAESLSAAGEFEEALSWYEKAAAEHTEPNTIFGYGFTAYQAGMLKTAIKQLSDLKGLDPSYSSLYMPLAKSFEAEGMYEDALKTAKEGITYDEYNKELFLYAGKMALKLGNEDEGKKLLQEALALDPGYVEALHTLLAVYHKEESFEEIIDLIQEVRGYGEEDPKYNWYLASAYTGLEQYAEAKKSFEAAYLHYQEDRDFLYEYAHFLLEEGLQKEALPLLKQVLSMDGTNEELEETILRIEDEFLR from the coding sequence TTGAATACATTGATTCAAGAAGCCATAAAATTAGTTGAAGCAGGTGAAACCGAAAAGGGACTCAAAGCGCTTTCAAAAGCTGAAACACAGCTTCATGACGAAGACAAAGCCATTGCAGCCCAGCTCTACTATGAATGGGGAAACGCAGAAAAAGCGTTAACGCTGATCAGTGATCTGCATGACCTTTATCCTGAGGAGTCTGAGCTGACGAATTTTTACGCCGAATTGTTAATAGATATTGATGAAGAAGAAAAAGCTCTCGAGGTGCTGGAGACGATTTCTCCGGAAGACCCGTCTTACGCGGAAAGCCTTCTTTTAATGGCTGATCTGTATCAGATGCAGGGCTTATTCGAAGTAAGTGAGCAAAAGCTGTTACAGGCGAAAGCGATGTTAAAAGATGAGCCTGTTATTGATTTCGCTCTGGGGGAATTATACTTCACACAGGGAGCATACGCGAAAGCCGTTCCGTATTACGAAGAGACGGCAAAAGAGCGGAACGAAATCGGCGGCGTAAATGTTCATCAGAGGCTGGCTGAGTCATTGAGCGCGGCGGGGGAATTTGAAGAAGCGCTTTCATGGTATGAAAAAGCGGCTGCAGAACATACAGAACCGAATACGATTTTCGGATACGGGTTCACAGCCTATCAGGCGGGAATGCTCAAAACCGCCATCAAGCAGCTGTCTGATTTAAAAGGGCTTGATCCTTCTTATTCATCGCTTTATATGCCGCTTGCAAAAAGCTTCGAAGCAGAAGGCATGTATGAGGATGCATTAAAAACCGCTAAAGAAGGTATTACTTACGATGAATACAATAAAGAGCTTTTTCTCTATGCGGGGAAAATGGCGTTAAAGCTCGGGAACGAAGACGAAGGCAAAAAGCTTCTTCAGGAAGCGCTGGCGCTCGATCCGGGTTATGTGGAAGCGCTCCATACGCTTTTAGCCGTCTATCATAAAGAAGAAAGCTTTGAAGAGATTATTGATCTGATTCAGGAAGTCCGCGGTTACGGAGAGGAAGATCCGAAATACAATTGGTATTTGGCAAGTGCCTATACGGGTCTCGAGCAGTATGCGGAAGCGAAAAAAAGCTTCGAAGCTGCGTATCTCCATTATCAGGAGGATCGGGACTTCTTGTATGAATACGCTCACTTCTTATTGGAAGAAGGCCTTCAGAAAGAAGCGCTGCCGCTTTTAAAACAAGTGCTTTCAATGGATGGAACAAACGAAGAGCTTGAAGAAACAATCTTACGGATAGAGGATGAATTTTTGAGATAA
- a CDS encoding DUF1405 domain-containing protein, whose translation MRWISYLLGRRGMLLLALAVNFIGTVYGYYWYLPQLADTPLRFLVFVPDSPTATFFFLFVLLAFLIGRNAPLFEALALVTLVKYGLWAVGMNIFVLIKMGQMPWEGYMLIASHFAMAVQGVLYSPYFRFRLWHLILAAVWTLHNDVIDYLFGMIPRYSMLSAYMQEIGYATFWLSICSLGLAYFLVISKRRIKLDLH comes from the coding sequence ATGAGGTGGATTTCTTATCTTTTAGGGCGGCGCGGCATGCTTCTGCTTGCTCTTGCAGTTAATTTTATCGGTACGGTATACGGCTATTATTGGTATTTGCCGCAGCTTGCGGACACGCCGCTGCGTTTTCTGGTGTTTGTGCCTGACAGCCCGACGGCGACGTTTTTCTTCCTGTTTGTGCTTTTGGCATTTCTCATCGGAAGAAACGCGCCGCTGTTTGAAGCGCTTGCGCTTGTAACCCTTGTGAAATACGGGCTGTGGGCGGTCGGAATGAATATCTTTGTGCTGATCAAAATGGGCCAGATGCCTTGGGAAGGGTACATGCTGATTGCTTCACATTTCGCCATGGCCGTTCAAGGCGTTTTATACAGCCCGTATTTTCGGTTCCGGTTATGGCATCTCATCCTTGCCGCTGTTTGGACGCTTCATAATGACGTCATTGATTATCTTTTCGGCATGATTCCCCGCTACTCAATGCTTAGTGCCTATATGCAAGAGATCGGCTATGCCACATTCTGGCTGAGCATTTGTTCTCTCGGTCTTGCATACTTTTTGGTGATTTCCAAAAGGCGGATAAAGCTTGACTTACACTGA
- the qcrB gene encoding menaquinol-cytochrome c reductase cytochrome b subunit, which yields MLNKIYDWVDERLDITPMWRDIADHEVPEHVNPAHHFSAFVYCFGGLTFFVTVIQVLSGMFLTMYYVPDIKNAWESVYYLQNEVAFGQIVRGMHHWGASLVIVMMFLHTLRVFFQGAYKKPRELNWIVGVLIFFVMLGLGFTGYLLPWDMKALFATKVGLQIAEATPLIGAQVKTLLAGHHDIVGAQTLTRFFAIHVFFLPAALFALMGAHFVMIRKQGISGPL from the coding sequence ATGCTGAACAAAATATATGACTGGGTGGATGAACGTCTCGATATTACGCCGATGTGGCGGGATATCGCTGACCATGAAGTGCCGGAACATGTGAATCCAGCTCACCATTTCTCAGCTTTTGTCTATTGTTTCGGCGGATTGACGTTTTTTGTAACCGTTATCCAAGTGCTGTCCGGGATGTTCTTAACCATGTATTATGTGCCGGATATTAAAAACGCGTGGGAATCTGTGTATTATTTGCAGAATGAAGTCGCTTTCGGACAGATTGTAAGAGGAATGCATCATTGGGGCGCAAGTTTAGTTATCGTAATGATGTTTTTACATACACTGCGGGTTTTCTTTCAGGGAGCCTATAAAAAGCCTCGGGAATTGAACTGGATCGTCGGTGTTCTAATCTTCTTTGTGATGCTCGGTCTCGGTTTTACAGGGTACCTGCTTCCGTGGGATATGAAGGCGCTGTTTGCGACAAAGGTAGGCCTTCAGATTGCGGAAGCGACGCCATTGATCGGAGCGCAGGTGAAAACCCTTCTTGCCGGCCACCACGATATTGTCGGGGCCCAAACACTGACGAGATTCTTTGCGATTCACGTGTTTTTTCTCCCTGCCGCTTTGTTTGCGCTCATGGGCGCCCACTTTGTCATGATCCGCAAGCAGGGAATTTCAGGACCGCTTTAA
- a CDS encoding ubiquinol-cytochrome c reductase iron-sulfur subunit: MGGKQDISRRQFLNYALTGVGGFMAASALMPMVRFALDPVLKPTGNQKMVQVVSVDELTKEPKRFDFKIHQVDAWHKSEESRSAWVYKHGDEIIALSPICKHLGCTVNWNNDPKNPNKFFCPCHYGLYEKDGTNVPGTPPLAPLDRYEHKVKDGFLYLGKAKPRGEG, translated from the coding sequence ATGGGCGGAAAACAAGATATATCAAGAAGGCAATTTTTAAACTATGCGCTCACCGGCGTGGGGGGATTTATGGCCGCCAGTGCGCTTATGCCTATGGTCCGTTTTGCGCTGGACCCGGTATTAAAACCGACGGGAAATCAAAAAATGGTGCAGGTTGTCAGCGTGGATGAGCTGACGAAGGAGCCGAAGCGTTTTGACTTTAAAATTCATCAAGTCGACGCCTGGCACAAATCGGAAGAATCCAGATCAGCCTGGGTCTACAAGCATGGGGATGAAATTATAGCGCTTTCGCCTATCTGCAAACATTTAGGCTGCACCGTAAACTGGAACAATGATCCTAAAAATCCGAACAAATTCTTTTGTCCCTGCCATTACGGGCTGTATGAAAAAGACGGCACGAACGTTCCGGGCACGCCGCCGCTCGCGCCTCTTGACCGTTATGAGCATAAAGTAAAGGACGGCTTTTTGTATCTTGGAAAAGCAAAGCCTAGGGGGGAAGGGTGA
- the trpA gene encoding tryptophan synthase subunit alpha, translated as MFNLHDSEKLFIPFITAGDPLPEISVELAKSLQNAGASALEIGVPYTDPLADGPVIQRASKRALENGMNIVKAIELGGKMKKNGVHIPIILFTYYNPVLQLEKECFFALLRENDIDGLLVPDLPLEESALLQKTCKKENIAYISLVAPTSENRLKIITEQAGGFVYCVSSLGVTGVRSEFDPSVYSFIRKVKEFSSVPVAVGFGISSRKQVDEMNEISDGVVVGSALVRKVEELKTKLVNSGTRADALLEFEEYAKTFGQLYSVK; from the coding sequence ATGTTTAATCTGCATGACTCTGAAAAATTATTTATCCCTTTTATTACGGCGGGCGATCCGCTTCCTGAAATTTCTGTTGAACTGGCAAAATCTTTGCAGAATGCAGGCGCTTCAGCTCTTGAAATCGGCGTCCCCTACACAGATCCGCTCGCGGATGGCCCCGTCATACAGCGGGCTTCAAAACGGGCTCTGGAAAACGGAATGAATATCGTAAAAGCCATTGAACTTGGCGGCAAAATGAAAAAAAACGGCGTTCATATTCCAATTATCCTCTTTACGTATTATAATCCTGTGTTACAATTAGAAAAAGAATGCTTTTTCGCTTTACTGCGGGAAAACGACATAGACGGTCTGCTTGTACCGGATCTTCCGTTAGAGGAAAGCGCCCTTTTGCAAAAGACATGCAAAAAGGAGAACATCGCTTATATCTCGCTGGTCGCGCCGACAAGTGAAAACCGTTTGAAAATAATTACTGAACAGGCCGGCGGCTTTGTGTATTGTGTATCTTCTTTAGGAGTGACGGGCGTACGCAGCGAATTCGATCCGTCTGTATACTCTTTCATCCGTAAAGTGAAAGAATTCAGCTCGGTTCCGGTTGCGGTCGGTTTTGGCATTTCAAGCCGCAAACAGGTTGACGAGATGAATGAAATATCAGATGGTGTCGTTGTCGGAAGCGCGCTTGTCAGAAAGGTTGAAGAGCTTAAAACAAAGCTTGTGAATTCCGGCACAAGAGCCGATGCGCTTCTTGAATTTGAGGAATACGCAAAGACGTTCGGACAACTGTACAGTGTAAAATGA
- the hisC gene encoding histidinol-phosphate transaminase, with the protein MQIKEQLRQLKPYQPGKPIEEVKMEYGLEKVVKLASNENPFGCSQAAKDALHQEIEQLALYPDGYSAALRTRLSEHLQVSESSIIFGNGSDELVQIICRSLLNDQANTITAAPTFPQYRHNAVIEGAEVREVPLRSDGAHDLDRMLEAIDSKTKVIWVCNPNNPTGTYTSEQELIAFLDRVPEHILVVLDEAYYEYVTAEDYPESIPLLKQYPNIMILRTFSKAYGLAALRVGYGIANEALIRQIEPAREPFNTSRIGQASALAALDDQSFIKECVKKNTAGLKQYYDFAETHGLTCYPSQTNFVLIEFNRPADELFQALLEKGYIVRSGQALGFPAALRITVGTKEQNEEILTILAEIL; encoded by the coding sequence TTGCAGATTAAAGAACAGCTGCGGCAGCTGAAACCGTATCAGCCGGGCAAACCAATAGAAGAAGTGAAAATGGAGTACGGGCTTGAGAAAGTAGTAAAGCTCGCATCTAACGAAAATCCGTTCGGCTGTTCACAGGCCGCTAAAGATGCGCTGCATCAGGAGATTGAGCAGCTTGCGCTGTATCCCGACGGTTACAGTGCCGCTTTGAGAACGCGGCTCAGTGAACATCTGCAGGTCAGTGAATCTTCGATCATTTTCGGAAACGGCTCTGATGAGCTTGTGCAGATTATCTGCCGTTCTTTATTAAATGATCAGGCAAACACGATTACCGCTGCTCCGACTTTCCCGCAATACAGACACAATGCGGTGATTGAAGGCGCTGAAGTGCGCGAGGTGCCGCTCCGCAGTGACGGCGCTCATGATTTGGACCGGATGCTTGAAGCCATTGACAGCAAGACGAAAGTCATATGGGTATGTAATCCGAATAATCCGACGGGGACGTATACTTCTGAACAAGAGTTAATTGCCTTTTTAGACAGAGTTCCCGAGCATATTCTCGTTGTACTTGATGAAGCGTACTACGAGTATGTCACAGCGGAAGATTACCCTGAAAGTATTCCGCTTTTAAAGCAATATCCGAATATCATGATCCTCCGCACATTTTCTAAAGCATACGGACTTGCCGCGCTTCGCGTCGGTTACGGTATTGCGAATGAAGCGCTGATCCGCCAGATTGAACCGGCGAGAGAGCCGTTCAATACGAGCAGAATCGGCCAGGCTTCGGCACTGGCTGCGCTTGACGACCAGTCGTTTATTAAGGAATGTGTCAAAAAAAATACAGCGGGTCTTAAGCAGTATTATGATTTTGCCGAAACCCATGGTTTAACTTGTTATCCTTCACAAACAAACTTTGTGCTCATTGAATTTAACCGCCCTGCGGATGAACTGTTCCAAGCCCTGCTGGAAAAAGGGTATATCGTCCGCTCAGGACAGGCGCTCGGATTTCCTGCTGCACTGAGGATTACGGTTGGTACGAAAGAGCAGAATGAGGAAATTCTGACAATTTTAGCTGAAATATTATAA